Within Bacillus sp. FJAT-45350, the genomic segment GTTTCTATCTCTATGCTTTCAGTCGCGATTGTGAACTTGTTTATCCTAATATTCGGTTCGGTTAACAGTCAAACTGTCATGATTGTAGCTTTTTCTTTATTAGGTGCGATTGGTATGGCATTATACAAAGAAACGGTTCATCAAAACAAAGAAATTCAGAAAAAAAGTATTGAATATATAAAAGAAAGAATAAAGGGTAGCAAATCGGTCCCAGAAGAAACGAAGGACCAATACATCGAAAAGGTAACTAGAGAGCCAATGATAGCATTACAAACGTTTTGTGAATTTCTAAGTAAAGAAGAACGAATCAAGAGAATGGAAGATTTTAGTGCGTGATTTTTCAATTATAGTTAGAGAAGCCCAGGATTATTCTGGGCTTCTTTGAGTTTATTAACTATCTATTTGAACTAATTTTCCAATTTGTAACGAAATAAAAACTCTGGGGTTAACATAAGGTATTGATGAATTACTTTTATACATAGTTAACTATCGTCTTATTTTATTTTATATGTAAACCAAAAATAAAAACAAGTTGACATATAGGGTATTAAAATGTAAAATTTTCTAAAAATAGGGTTAACAGTATCATGGGGGTATGGATGCTAAATATGAATAGTGCTCAATATAAAAATATAACATTACTACTTAATTCTAGTGACTTTATAGTCTCAAGAGAGTACAGGAAAAGGCTGATTCGCATGGAGAATAAACTCTTTAGTATTAGAATGAGAGCTGCTAAAGGAGGTTCTCACGAAAATGGTGGCAAGCATATTTCTGGTGGAGAAGTACTAGCAAACTATGAAAATATAAAAAAAGCAGTTAACACCCTGATGGACAAGGCTCTAATGCATTCGAGAGGGAATCCAGATTTTATGCTGATTCAATTTGAAGAAGTACAAAGGCCAGTCCGTACCTTACGACCTTTACCTATTCAAACAAATAACGTGTCGACTACTCAAGAAGGACATCTGTTAGCAAAGCGTCTACTTAAGGAATGTGGTGTGTCGGGTTCAACAATTGAAAGGGCTTACGAATTGATTGCGAAGCCAGAAAATATCGGAATGAGAGGGGCAATGTTATTAACTACTAGTACAGGTGAACGAGTAGACAACAGAGGAGAAAAGGGAGTACGTGTTTCTAGAATGGATTGGGAGCATAGCAATTTTAAAAAATGGGCTATGAGACAAGAACTGTCGAGTAATTTAAGGGTAAAGGAAGCAATTACGCTAGCAACAAAAGTTGCGAACCACCCGGGTATCATTGCAGAGCTATGTTGGTCAGACGACCCTGATTATATTACAGGTTATGTTGCGAGTGAAAAAATTGGCTATCATCGAATTTCAAAACTGAAAGAATATGGTGATGAAAGAGGGTTTCGTATTTTTTTTGTTAAAGAAGCTAGGAACATAGAAAACTATATTGATTATCTTGAAAAAGATCCTATATTACTATTTTGGGAGGAAGAAGATGACAAACGATTTAATTACTAAAAGCAAAAAGCATTTATGGTTACCTTTTACGCAAATGAAAGATTATGATCAAGACCCACTAATTATTGAGAGCGGTGAGGGAATTAAGGTAAAAGATATTAATGGGAAGGAATACTATGATGGTTTTTCTTCTGTTTGGCTTAATGTCCACGGCCATAGAAAGAAAGAGCTAGATCAGGCTATTATCGATCAATTAAATAAAATCGCTCATTCTACTTTATTAGGAATGACGAATGTACCGGCAACGGAATTAGCAGAGAAATTAGTGGAATTAACTCCTGAAAATCTTACACGTGTTTTTTATTCAGATAGTGGTGCTGAAGCAGTAGAGATTGCATTAAAGATGGCATTTCAGTATTGGAAAAACATAGGAAGGCCGGAAAAGCAAAAATTTGTTTCAATGAAAGATGGTTACCATGGCGATACGGTTGGTGCGGTAAGTGTGGGTGCAATCGATCTCTTTCATCATGTCTATGGTCCTTTAATGTTTGAAAGCTTCAAGTCGCCTATTCCTTCTGTCTATCGCTCAGAAACTGGCGATCCAGAACAATGTCGTGATGAATGCTTACAAAATCTTGAAGAACTGCTGAAGGAGCGTCATGAGGAAATTGCGGCTCTAACGATAGAATCAATGGTTCAAGGAGCAGCTGGGATGATTGTCATGCCAAAGGGATTTCTATCAGGTGTAAGGGAACTTTGTACAAAGTATGATGTGTTAATGATTGTAGATGAGGTTGCTACTGGATTTGGTCGTACTGGTAAAATGTTTGCTTGCGAACATGAAAATGTTCAACCTGATTTAATGGCTGCTGGTAAAGGAATAACTGGAGGATACCTTCCGATTGCAGTAACATTTACGACAGAAAAAATTTATCAAGCGTTCTACGATGACTATGAAACGTTAAAAACATTTTTTCATGGCCACTCATATACAGGTAATCAATTAGGCTGTGCTGTTGCTATTGAAAATTTAAGACTCTTTGAAACTGAACGAATTGTTGAAAACGTTCAAAATAAATCAGAACAATTAAAACAAATTCTATCTACTTTACATTCGTTACCACATGTTGGTGATATAAGACAGTTAGGATTTATGTGTGGTATTGAACTTGTGCAAAACAAATCTACTAAAGAGCCGTTTCCATTTGAAACTAGAATCGGTTATAAAGTCTCTTTAAAGATGAGAGAACTAGGTATGCTAACAAGGCCTTTAGGTAATGTTGTTGTGTTTATGCCACCGCTAGTAAGTACTAAGACGGAGCTAGAGGCTATGGTGAACATCATGAAAGAGGCAATAGAAATCGTATGCCAAGAGGAAGTTACGGTGGTTGGACAAGATGTTTGATTCTTGGCTGTCAGATAGAGTCACTAAAATAAAAGAAAATAATCTGTACCGAGAGTTAAATGTCATGAATAGTGGATCTAAACCGATGGTTGAAATGAATGGTGAGGAAAAGCTTATTTTTTCATCAAATAATTATTTAGGACTAGCTTGTGATAAGCGCCTAACAAATGCTGCTGATACAGTTGGGAAAACATTTGGTATAGGAAGTAGCGGTTCTAGATTAACAACTGGAAACACTTTATGGCATGAAAAGCTTGAACGAAGGATTGCTAGATTTAAACAAACAGAAGCTTCCTTACTGTTCTCTAGTGGCTATCTTGCAAACGTTGGTGTATTGTCATCCTTACCTGAAAAGGGTGATGTTATCTTAAGTGATGAGTTGAACCACGCGAGTATTATTGATGGTTGTCGTCTTTCAAAGGCAAAAACTATTATATACAAACACGACCGTATGTACGATCTTGAACAGAAACTAATAGAAACACAACACTGTACTAGACGTTTTATCGTTACTGATGGTGTGTTCAGTATGGATGGAAACATTGCACAGTTAGATGCTATTACAGCTTTAGCAAAGAAATACCAAGCCTTTGTTATTGTTGATGATGCACATGGTACAGGTGTACTTGGTGAAAATGGACGAGGGGTATGTGAGTATTTTGGAGTTAAACCAGACGTAATGATTGGAACTTTAAGCAAAGCAGTTGGAACAGAAGGTGGGTTTGTAGCCGGCTCTAGAATACTAATAGATTTTCTGATTAATCATGCTCGAACATTCATTTTTCAAACAGCAATTCCACCTAGTGTTTGTGCAGCTTCCTATGAAGCAATAAATATAATTGAAGAAAATAAACAGAAGAGAGAATCATTAATGGTGAAAGTAAATCTAATTCGAACAAGATTACAAGCCTTAGGTTATAACGTAAAAGGTGATGAGACACCAATTATTCCTGTAATCATAGGAGATGCAAAAAAGGCTATATGGTTTGCTGACAAGCTACAAGAACATAACGTATTTGCGCCTGCCATTCGTCCGCCAACAGTAAAGGATGGAGAATCACGTATTCGTTTAACTGTTACCGCAGAGCATTCTTATGATGATATTGATACTTTAATTCAAGCCTTTGAAATAATTCGTAGTGAACAAGAGGTGATTATATGAGGGGAGTCTTTATAACTGGTACGGATACAGATGTTGGTAAAACGGTTATCTCCAGTGGAATTGCAGGCGTGTTACGGGATGAAGGTGTAGATGTTGGTGTGTTTAAACCAATGTTAAGTGGAATTAAACGTGACGATCCGGACAGTGATACATACTGGTTGAAAGCGATGTCGGAAACCTCACTGAGACTTGAGGAAATCACCCCATTTCAATTCGAACAACCTTTGGCTCCAGGAATGGCACAGGAGCTAGAAGGCAAGAACATTACACTTGGTGATATTTTAAGGAAGTGGGATAACATTCGAAATAGACATGACTTTTTTATTGTTGAAGGAGCTGGTGGGATATCAGTTCCTCTAGGTAAGGACTTTTTAGTCAGTGATTTAATCAAAGCGTTAAACCTTCCAGTACTAATTGTAGCTCGACCAAACCTTGGAACGATTAATCATACTTTTTTAACTGTAGAGTATGCAAAAAAGCTTGGCCTAACAATTAAGGGAATTATCATAAATGGAACTAGTGTTAAAAAAGATCTTGCTGAAAAGCTTAGTCCTAAGGTAATAGAAAAGATGTGTTCTGTTCCCATTATAGGTATAACTCCAAAAATAGATGAACTTTCAAAAGTAACTGTAAAGAAACTTATAAGAGACCATCTTACTTTAGAAGTATTACATAAGTAGTTGAGAATTATGCTCTCAAAGAGTAGAAACAAAAAAATTGAAGAATTGTATTTTTACACATCTTCTTGAGAGGGGCTTAACCAATGAGTCAAAAGACAAAGCTGAGACCATCGGATTTTGTTCAGGATCCATATACCTTTTATAGTGAAATCCGCTCAATAAACAGGATATATAAGGGCAACCTCTTGCGTTATCCTGGTTGGTATGTAACTGGATATGATGAAGCAAGCTTAATTTTAAAAGATGTTCGTTTTCAAAATCGCGTTCCTCTTCCAGAGACAACCAAAAAGTACGAAAGACTAAAAAGTGTACAGGACAAGATGATGCTTTATAAAAACCCTCCAGACCACAATAGATTACGTGAATTTGTAAGGGAAAGCTTTACTCCTAAAGCGATGGAACAATTAGCCTATCAGGTTGACAATATAGCGTACAATTTATTTCAAGATGTGAAGAATCAAAAGAGGATGAATATCATTGCTGATTTTGCTTTCCCGTTAGCAAGTCTTGTTATAGCTAACATGTTAGGTGTGCCGGAAAAAGATAAGGAATTTTTTCGTAAGTGGGCATTGCTTTTAATTCAAACAATTGATTTTACTCGTTCTTCTAAATCTCTTGAAATAGGTAACGATACAATTGGTGAAATGGTCACTTATTTTAACGAATTGATTGAGAAGAAGAAACTAAATCCACAAGATGATTTAATTACTTTATTAACAGAGGAAAAAGATGGCGAGAAATTAACGAACGATGAAATACTTTCAACATGCATACTACTTGTGATTGCAGGCCATGAAACAACTGTAAATCTAGTTAGTAATTCCGTATACTGTTTATTAACAAATCCTAATCAATATCAAAAATTAAAAGAAAATCCTATATTATTAGATACTGCTATTGAGGAATTTTTACGTTATGAGAGTCCTACTCAAATGATAGCTCGGATTGCTTCGGAAGATGTGACAATCAATCAAATTGAAATAAAAAAAGGTGAGCAGGTGTATGTGCTACTAGGTGCAGCAAACCGAGATCCGAAAAAGTTCGATAATCCAAACACTCTAGATATTACAAGGACCCTTAACCCTCACCTCTCGTTTGGTTCCGGTATTCATTTTTGTCTAGGGTCTACACTTGCAAAAATGGAAGCTCAAGCAGCAATACGAACTATTATTGAAAACACTAAGAATATCAAATTTGAATCTAATGAAGTCGAATGGAGAGAGCTTATGAGTTTCAGAGCGCTACAAGAGCTTCCGATTATATTTGAGTAATTTAAATCATTCTCAGGTACGAAAATCACTTAAATAGTAAGTCCCGAATAATGAATATTACTTATTATTCGGGTAAATAACACATTTGATACCCAAGATGACGTTTGAATTGTATCAACTGAAATTGAGTTACCTACTTGTGAGACAGCATAAAGTTCTTGCTTAGAAGGGTTATAGCATTTTGCTTTCATACGAAACACTTCGTTAGGAAACTCACTGAAAAATTGTTCCAGTTTAGAAAAATTAATTGGAAGATAGCTTTTATAAACATAAGTATCAATTCCATACTGTCCGATTACTTTAAGCTGATTTCTAGATGCAAATAATTCAACCTGATAAGCATAGAGGGAAGAGATTGTATTAATGTCAAAGGGGTCTTTATTTTCAGTATTTTTCTCAAGAAAATCCTCGAATGTTACTATTAACGCTCTTGGTTGTAGAATTCTAACAAATGAAAAAATTTCACCTAAACGTTCAGGAGAGATCGTTTCAGTATTACATATAAGAATTGTGTCAGCCATTTCTAACTGATTTATTAGTGTTTCTCCTATTTAAAGCTTCTCTTTCTAGTGTTGTGATCAGATTGGTTTCTGTATTTATCTCTTTATCATGAACGGCTTCTCCAATTATTCCACTAAGTTGAAACGAGTCCTCTACATTTTTAATAAGTTCAATATTTGTTTGTCTGTATAGAACCTTTGTTATTTTATTTTTTTTGATTTCTTGAATTTTTTTAACCAAATTACATTTGTCCTTTAATGAGAAGCCTGTGATAACTGTTAGAGGTTTTTGTTTTTTCAATCTTCACACATCCTTAACTAATAAATCTTACCAACTTGATTTCTTAACACCTGGAATTTGTCCTTTATGTGCAAATTCTCTAAATGCAATTCTAGAAAGTTTAAATTTACGCAGTACACCACGAGGTCTTCCAGTGTGCTTGCATCTCCTTGTTAATCGTGTAGGGGACGAGTCCCTTGGAAGTTTACTCAGACCGATATAGTCTCCTTTTTCTTTTAACTCTCTTCTTCTTTCAGCATAACGGGCAACAAGTTGTTGTCGTTTTAATTCTTTTGCAACCTTTGATTTTTTTGCCACTATTAATACACCTTCCTTTTCTTAATGAAAATCAAAATCATTACGATTTATATAATAGATTAAAAAATATAGGAAGTAAAGTATTGTGAAATTTACGCTTAATTAGGTTGGAGGAAGTTTGTAGTATAACTGATTATTTACGGGTCCTATTAAATGATGAAAAATATGCTTGGTTTCAAGATAGGGTGAAAAAGCAAATACTCAAAATGTTTGTTAGAAAAATTCATATTCACGCTAATTGATTATTTACAGGAGTACTGAATAGATATATCATCAAAATGATACAAACGTACATACATACTATGGGTTTATATGTTATACAAGAATATTGTGTTCGTCTTAGTAAAAAAAGTCGATTGCAGTTTATGGAGGTAAAGAGAATGGAAATGCACTATCGAACGTGGGGAGATCCACAAAAAACACCTGTTATACTTCTTCATGCCCTTGCTTGTCACAGTGGCTGGTGGAAGTGGGTAGCACCTCATCTTGAAAAAGAGTACTATCTAATTGCCCCTGATTTAAGAGGCCATGGTCAGAGCCCACATGCGGAAAGCTATAGCTTTGATGATTATGCAGAGGACATCGAAGAGCTTGCTAGAAAGTTTGCCCGTCCTTATGCTATCGTAGGTCATTCGATGGGTGGCTATGTTGGTCTTAAAGTGGCTAGTCGTGGGGTCCAGACACCTGCTGCTTTACTAATAGCCGATATGAAAATTGACTCTCCAGAAGAGGAGTTGGCTGGATTACGTAAAGCTTCTCAAAAGAGTGGACGTACATATGAGTCTATGCAAGACGCTGTTGGCAATTATAAGTTACTACCACCTCAGCACGTTGCCCCGTTGGAGCGAGTGGAGGAAGTAGCTAAAGAGTGCTATAAGGAATTGGAAGATGGACACTGGGGAGAGCGTTTTGATCGACGAGCTCTTGCAATTGAAAATGTTGAGTCAGTGTTGGTAGCCCAAAAGGTTACTTGTCCTGCTTGGGTTGTTAGAGGAAAGGGAAGCTTAGTGATGCCTGAAACAGGGGCCAAGGAGATCGCTCGAGTCACCGATGGACCATTACACGAGATGGAAGAGGCTTACCATCACCTTCCATTGGAAGTGCCAGAAGAGTTTGCTACCGAAATCCGAAACTTCTTGGTCGAGAACAAGCTTTAAGTCTCGATTACGTTGATATTTATACAGTGAGCTTGCATGATGTAACATTGTTATATTTTAGGTGCGTATAGAAAACGTAATGTCTATGTAAGAATTTAATCTAATTATAATTAATAACCCTAGAGGCTATATGCGAGGGGACTAAAAAAGTGAATACCACACTTTTTTAGTCCCTTTTCTATATGCCCTTAGGGTTATTTTCAAGTTGAAGTATCTACTTATCATATCTTTAAGACCTAAATCACCTTTAATGGGCATAACAACTCCCTCTAATGATAAAAAATGTAATAAATATCCTATTACTTAATACATTACAATAAATTAGCATCTAAGGGGGAACTGTATGTTAAGGTCGAGAAAAATTTTTGTTGGAAACTATAAAGGTGGGGTAGGTAAAACGACAAGTATATTTCAAATAGCGTTACATTTAGCAGAATTAGGGGAAAAGGTATTGCTAATCGATTTAGATCCTCAATGTTCTTTAAGTGAGATTTGTTTAGCGAAACAAGAAATGAATTTAGAGGATTTGGCACCAAATGAAAGTTTGAATTATGTTTATGATATGTGGCTACAAGTTAAGAGATTTCGTAGCTTGCCGTTCTATGTAGATCTTGAGCCTTTAGTGAAGCAATTAGAAGATAATGTGCATTTTATTCCATCAAATACGTTCTATAACAATGGTGGTCTAGATGATTTAGCTTTAAACCTTAGGGGTGACCTTGAAGATCTTTTACCTCTGCAACAATTTTTTCAGACAAGTAGGATCGAAGAGGAGTACGATTATATTCTTTTCGATTGTCCACCAAGTAATAATATGATTACCCAAGGTGCATTTTTACTCTCAGATTACTATATTATACCATCAATTATTCAAACATTGAGTATCCGTGGTGTTGTTCACTATATAACTACAGTAGATAAGATATACCAACGTTTTTGTGAGGAAAATCAGTATAGCTTTATTGCGAAATCGTTATTTGGTGAAAAGCCAAAGCTACTAGGAATTTTTGAAACTTTGAAAAAGGGAACTGTAAAAAATGACGACGTAATCAATGATTTAGAAAGTGACCTGCAAAAGGCGAATATTCAAACACTTATGTTTTGTGAAGATGAAGAAAAATTTATTTTTGATACGATAATTAATAATTATGAAGATATAGCACGCTCTACAGCAGAGGGAAAAAAGTGCGAAATATATGAGAATTTAACAGACGAAATTATTAACTGTATTGAGAATTCAATGGAGTGATCTAGTTTATGAATCAAGAAATTGTTGACTATTTAAATCGCCTAAAAAACATTTATCAAACTATAAATAAACCATCGCTTTCAAAAGATATAAAAAGGATAGAGAAGTTAATCGATTCATTAGATGCAAGTAAAGAAAAGAGTGTAAAAAACTTTCAAAAACCTACATTCAAAGAAAACTATGAATCATTAATTAATAAGAAATATGTTGATATGACAGGGGTAAAACTTGATTATAAAAACTTTAATAGTGTTGAGGCGGTGATTGAATTTATAAAAGACGTTTCACAATCGAAGTTACTTAGAGAAACAACAGCAGTGGACTTAAAGCTGCTTTATTGTATATTAACGAATAGTTCCACCGAAATGAAAGGAACGAAAAATGAAATTTACGAAGCAATTAAGCGTAACGTACGAGCAAGAAAGCGCGGAGAAGCGTTTAAAAAATTATGATTAAAAATCTGGTGCTTCTGAAAATCGTTCACACTAAAGATAGGACATCAGGCTCGGTACCGTTATTAAACTAAACTCAAGTTCGACAACAAAATACTACACTACAACCATCTACCTGAGTGTAATAAACACTCAGGTTTTTGTCTATCCAATACACTATTTTGAAACTTCGTAGTATTTTTAATCAATTTCATTTTTGTTAAACAAAAGTAGTTCATCTCGTTTTATTAATAAATCATTACGAGCACCTAAAAAGTATTATTAGTCTCTTCAATGCGAGGTTATGTTTACGCGTTTTGTTCCAGTCCTTTAGTAACGTTCCTAGAAGGCAATGCCCACTCAAATTTAAGTGAGATTAAACGTAAAGTAACGATAATGACAAAAAGCGTATACAGTTGATACGGGTGCTCTGCCCATCCTATACCGATGATGAAACCCGCTATCAAAGCCCAAAAAAGATAAATCTCTTGACGAAAAACAGTTGGTTTTCTTTGAGCTAGAACATCACGGACAATTCCTCCACCGGCACCAGTGATCGCAGCTGAAAACATAATTGCAATAAGTGGTAGATCGATAGAATGTGCATGCATTGCCCCTTGAATTGCAAATGCTGATAAGCCCATAGCATCAAATAGACTCCATTTTTCTAGGTACTGAACAGTTTGACTAGGCATAAAAAAGATTATCGTTATTGTAATAATGGCAATTGTAATAAGAGCTGTTTGTTGCCATAAATCTGTAATAGGTAGACCAATCATTAAATTTCGAATGGCGCCACCACCGAAAGCGGTAATTAGACCCAACGTATAAACCCCTACCATATCGTACTTCGCTTGCATCGCTATAATAGCTCCACTCATCGCAAAAGCAATAGTACCAATCACATTTAACACATCCCAAACCATAAAAAAACCCCCTAGTTTTTAAAGAAAAATAAAAAAGGACAGAGAAAAGGTATCAAACAAATACCTTTTCTCTGTCCTTTTTACCTGAGAGTTTAACCTAAACATGTAGAAGGTTTACCCCGTTGGTGGCGTTTTGCACTCTCCAGAGAAGCGTCCTACTGAGGTCTTTTTTACCTGAGAGATTCATCTCTTGGTTGATTTAGAGATTTGCCCCTTCGGTGACGTAGTTTATCAATCGATACGTTCTCTCCCACAGCAGTCTTTCGCAACTATCCAATTTATAGTTTATACAGTAGTGGAAGAGGGTTTGTTTTGTCAATAAAAAAATATTGTCACTGAACAATGCCAGCCATTCTATGTAGAAGAAATATCTTTCCACTACCTTATTTGAATAAAATAAACTAATATTGTGATAACATACATAATTATTAATCTTTTACATGGATTTCAACATTAAAGGTGGAAATGAAATGACGAATGTACATCGAGAAACGTTGGTAGAAAGACTTAGAAAAAAGAATAAAGAGATAGATTTATTAATGGCAGGGATCCGTGATATTACTTCATCACTAGATAAAGACTATGTTTTGACACAAATTATTAAGAATGCACTTATGGTCATTCCAAATGGTGAGACAGGCTTTTTAACGTTGTATGATTCTTCCTTAGAGCGATTGGTTCCTAGTACAGCAGTTGGTTTTAGTGAAACGATACAACATTTTAGGACAAAGATAGGAGAAGGGATAACTGGTAAAGTATTTGAGGATGGAAAGGCAAGAATTTACGATACAACTTCAAAGATTTATCAAGACATGAATAACCTCTCGAAAGAAAATTTTGAAATATTACACAATTCATTAAACAACCATTTGAAAATAAAGACGGCAATCGGGGTTCCGGTTTCGGTCAATCAAGAACGAATCGGTGTGCTGATCCTTCATCAATTTAGTAATGAATGTAAATTAAGTTTAGATGACGTGAAACTACTGCAAGGTTTTGCTGATCAAGTAGCAATTGCAATCCAGAATGCAGGGTTGTACTCTGAATTAAAGACAAGATTGCACGAAATAACACAGCTCAGTAAACAACTAAGGGAAAAAAATGAATTTCTACAAAAAAGAAATAAAATTCATGAGATGTTAACCGAGTTTTCACTTCAGAATCAAGGAGTAGAAAAAATAATCAATGAAATATCTCGAATGATAAAAAGTGATGTTTATTTTATTAGTTATCTAGAAAATGAGTTTTACCCTATGAAAATAAGGAAAAAGCCTCCCTTGAGTATAGATGAAGTAATGTTACTTTCGACGGATAATAGGAATCCTAAATATATAGATGTTTTAGAAGAAAAAGTGATTCAAGGTTACTATTTCTATCCTGTAGTAAACGGCTCGATCTTTTTAGGTTGCTTCATTGTTTCTAGCAATTCTCCTGTATCTGAGCTCGAAAAAATCACGATTGAACAAGGGGCATCAGTATTAGCGTTAGAACTCATTAGAAAGAGAACGCTAACAGAAATACAATTTAAGAAAACAAGAGAATTTTTTAATGAAGTTCTTGAAAATAAAGATGAAGACTATTTACAACAGAAAGGCAGTGAATTTGGATTAAATTTATCGGAGTATTTATTTTGCGTAATTTTTCAAACCTCTCAGCAGGAAGATATACAAAAACTTGATGTAAAGATGCATCGATTAATTTCGATTGTAAAAAAAATCATGTCTAACGTAGATTTTATTATTTACGCAATAGATAATCGTGTTATCTTGCTTGCAACGATTAGTAATCCAGACGCCCATAAAATCATTAAAAATAAGCTAGATATGTTTATAAAAGATTGGATAATGGTTGAGGACTCACCTTACCGTATTGGTATAGGGAATACTTATAAGGGGATCAGTAATAGTAAGAAAAGCTA encodes:
- a CDS encoding cytochrome P450, with product MSQKTKLRPSDFVQDPYTFYSEIRSINRIYKGNLLRYPGWYVTGYDEASLILKDVRFQNRVPLPETTKKYERLKSVQDKMMLYKNPPDHNRLREFVRESFTPKAMEQLAYQVDNIAYNLFQDVKNQKRMNIIADFAFPLASLVIANMLGVPEKDKEFFRKWALLLIQTIDFTRSSKSLEIGNDTIGEMVTYFNELIEKKKLNPQDDLITLLTEEKDGEKLTNDEILSTCILLVIAGHETTVNLVSNSVYCLLTNPNQYQKLKENPILLDTAIEEFLRYESPTQMIARIASEDVTINQIEIKKGEQVYVLLGAANRDPKKFDNPNTLDITRTLNPHLSFGSGIHFCLGSTLAKMEAQAAIRTIIENTKNIKFESNEVEWRELMSFRALQELPIIFE
- a CDS encoding 6-carboxyhexanoate--CoA ligase codes for the protein MENKLFSIRMRAAKGGSHENGGKHISGGEVLANYENIKKAVNTLMDKALMHSRGNPDFMLIQFEEVQRPVRTLRPLPIQTNNVSTTQEGHLLAKRLLKECGVSGSTIERAYELIAKPENIGMRGAMLLTTSTGERVDNRGEKGVRVSRMDWEHSNFKKWAMRQELSSNLRVKEAITLATKVANHPGIIAELCWSDDPDYITGYVASEKIGYHRISKLKEYGDERGFRIFFVKEARNIENYIDYLEKDPILLFWEEEDDKRFNY
- the bioD gene encoding dethiobiotin synthase — its product is MRGVFITGTDTDVGKTVISSGIAGVLRDEGVDVGVFKPMLSGIKRDDPDSDTYWLKAMSETSLRLEEITPFQFEQPLAPGMAQELEGKNITLGDILRKWDNIRNRHDFFIVEGAGGISVPLGKDFLVSDLIKALNLPVLIVARPNLGTINHTFLTVEYAKKLGLTIKGIIINGTSVKKDLAEKLSPKVIEKMCSVPIIGITPKIDELSKVTVKKLIRDHLTLEVLHK
- a CDS encoding DUF5392 family protein, producing the protein MMPIKLDGLSTYIRKEIEKIQSTIAPLMKKSMLLTFVSISMLSVAIVNLFILIFGSVNSQTVMIVAFSLLGAIGMALYKETVHQNKEIQKKSIEYIKERIKGSKSVPEETKDQYIEKVTREPMIALQTFCEFLSKEERIKRMEDFSA
- a CDS encoding ParA family protein, which encodes MLRSRKIFVGNYKGGVGKTTSIFQIALHLAELGEKVLLIDLDPQCSLSEICLAKQEMNLEDLAPNESLNYVYDMWLQVKRFRSLPFYVDLEPLVKQLEDNVHFIPSNTFYNNGGLDDLALNLRGDLEDLLPLQQFFQTSRIEEEYDYILFDCPPSNNMITQGAFLLSDYYIIPSIIQTLSIRGVVHYITTVDKIYQRFCEENQYSFIAKSLFGEKPKLLGIFETLKKGTVKNDDVINDLESDLQKANIQTLMFCEDEEKFIFDTIINNYEDIARSTAEGKKCEIYENLTDEIINCIENSME
- the rpsN gene encoding 30S ribosomal protein S14, with the translated sequence MAKKSKVAKELKRQQLVARYAERRRELKEKGDYIGLSKLPRDSSPTRLTRRCKHTGRPRGVLRKFKLSRIAFREFAHKGQIPGVKKSSW
- a CDS encoding GTP-binding protein; this encodes MADTILICNTETISPERLGEIFSFVRILQPRALIVTFEDFLEKNTENKDPFDINTISSLYAYQVELFASRNQLKVIGQYGIDTYVYKSYLPINFSKLEQFFSEFPNEVFRMKAKCYNPSKQELYAVSQVGNSISVDTIQTSSWVSNVLFTRIISNIHYSGLTI
- a CDS encoding alpha/beta fold hydrolase encodes the protein MEMHYRTWGDPQKTPVILLHALACHSGWWKWVAPHLEKEYYLIAPDLRGHGQSPHAESYSFDDYAEDIEELARKFARPYAIVGHSMGGYVGLKVASRGVQTPAALLIADMKIDSPEEELAGLRKASQKSGRTYESMQDAVGNYKLLPPQHVAPLERVEEVAKECYKELEDGHWGERFDRRALAIENVESVLVAQKVTCPAWVVRGKGSLVMPETGAKEIARVTDGPLHEMEEAYHHLPLEVPEEFATEIRNFLVENKL
- the bioF gene encoding 8-amino-7-oxononanoate synthase, which gives rise to MFDSWLSDRVTKIKENNLYRELNVMNSGSKPMVEMNGEEKLIFSSNNYLGLACDKRLTNAADTVGKTFGIGSSGSRLTTGNTLWHEKLERRIARFKQTEASLLFSSGYLANVGVLSSLPEKGDVILSDELNHASIIDGCRLSKAKTIIYKHDRMYDLEQKLIETQHCTRRFIVTDGVFSMDGNIAQLDAITALAKKYQAFVIVDDAHGTGVLGENGRGVCEYFGVKPDVMIGTLSKAVGTEGGFVAGSRILIDFLINHARTFIFQTAIPPSVCAASYEAINIIEENKQKRESLMVKVNLIRTRLQALGYNVKGDETPIIPVIIGDAKKAIWFADKLQEHNVFAPAIRPPTVKDGESRIRLTVTAEHSYDDIDTLIQAFEIIRSEQEVII
- the bioA gene encoding adenosylmethionine--8-amino-7-oxononanoate transaminase; translation: MTNDLITKSKKHLWLPFTQMKDYDQDPLIIESGEGIKVKDINGKEYYDGFSSVWLNVHGHRKKELDQAIIDQLNKIAHSTLLGMTNVPATELAEKLVELTPENLTRVFYSDSGAEAVEIALKMAFQYWKNIGRPEKQKFVSMKDGYHGDTVGAVSVGAIDLFHHVYGPLMFESFKSPIPSVYRSETGDPEQCRDECLQNLEELLKERHEEIAALTIESMVQGAAGMIVMPKGFLSGVRELCTKYDVLMIVDEVATGFGRTGKMFACEHENVQPDLMAAGKGITGGYLPIAVTFTTEKIYQAFYDDYETLKTFFHGHSYTGNQLGCAVAIENLRLFETERIVENVQNKSEQLKQILSTLHSLPHVGDIRQLGFMCGIELVQNKSTKEPFPFETRIGYKVSLKMRELGMLTRPLGNVVVFMPPLVSTKTELEAMVNIMKEAIEIVCQEEVTVVGQDV